From one Chryseobacterium sp. 3008163 genomic stretch:
- the pruA gene encoding L-glutamate gamma-semialdehyde dehydrogenase has protein sequence MSKAISQVPFAVNEPVNSYEPGSPEVKSLIAQYKKMWAQKIEIPMVINGKEVKTDDKVQLQSPQDHAHDFGFYHRGTMQHVDDAINAALAAKKQWNDLGWEHRAAIFLKAADLLAGPYRDVINAATMIGQSKNVHQAEIDAACEFIDFLRFNVEFMTEMYSEQPVSDAGIWNRVEYRPLEGFVFAVTPFNFTAISGNLPACMAMLGNVVVWKPSDKQIYSAKVIMDVLTEAGLPAGVINMIFTDGKETAEKVLAHRDFAGLHFTGSTKVFQGMWKMIGDNIHNYRTYPRIVGETGGKDFVIAHPSANVEAVATGLVRGSFEYQGQKCSAASRAYIPRSLWADVKKVMETQIASIKIGSPEDPSNFVNAVIDKNSFEKCKGYIDRAEASSNANVIIGGKCDDSKGWFVSPTVIETTDPQYESMVEEIFGPILSVYVYEDKDWTETLKIVDSSSPYSLTGSVFSQDRYATDEAFKALENASGNFYINDKPTGAVVGQQPFGGGRASGTNDKAGSKMNLLRWTSVRSIKETFVSPKDYKYPYLG, from the coding sequence ATGTCAAAAGCAATTTCGCAAGTACCATTTGCAGTAAACGAACCGGTAAATTCTTACGAACCGGGTTCTCCGGAAGTAAAATCTCTGATCGCTCAATACAAAAAAATGTGGGCACAGAAAATCGAGATTCCAATGGTTATCAATGGTAAAGAAGTCAAAACTGACGATAAAGTTCAGCTTCAGTCTCCTCAGGATCACGCTCATGATTTCGGATTCTACCACAGAGGAACAATGCAACATGTAGATGATGCCATCAACGCTGCTTTAGCTGCTAAAAAACAGTGGAATGACTTGGGTTGGGAACACCGAGCAGCCATTTTCTTAAAAGCTGCTGATCTTTTGGCAGGTCCTTACAGAGATGTGATCAACGCTGCTACAATGATCGGACAGAGTAAAAATGTTCATCAGGCAGAAATTGATGCAGCTTGTGAGTTCATCGATTTCTTAAGATTCAACGTAGAATTCATGACAGAAATGTATTCTGAGCAGCCGGTTTCTGATGCAGGAATCTGGAATCGTGTAGAATACAGACCTTTAGAAGGATTCGTTTTTGCAGTTACTCCTTTCAACTTTACCGCAATCTCAGGAAACTTGCCGGCTTGTATGGCAATGCTTGGAAACGTTGTGGTTTGGAAGCCGTCAGATAAACAAATCTACTCTGCAAAAGTAATCATGGATGTTCTTACTGAAGCTGGTCTTCCAGCAGGGGTAATCAACATGATTTTCACAGACGGAAAAGAAACTGCTGAGAAAGTTTTGGCACACAGAGATTTTGCAGGACTTCACTTTACAGGTTCCACAAAAGTTTTCCAGGGAATGTGGAAAATGATTGGTGACAATATTCATAACTACAGAACATACCCAAGAATCGTTGGAGAAACAGGTGGAAAAGATTTTGTAATCGCTCACCCTTCTGCTAACGTAGAAGCAGTTGCAACAGGTTTGGTAAGAGGTTCATTTGAATATCAAGGACAGAAATGTTCTGCGGCTTCAAGAGCTTACATTCCAAGATCACTTTGGGCAGACGTAAAAAAAGTAATGGAAACTCAGATTGCATCCATTAAAATTGGTTCACCTGAAGATCCTTCCAACTTTGTGAATGCAGTAATCGACAAAAACTCTTTCGAAAAATGTAAAGGCTATATCGACAGAGCTGAAGCGTCGAGCAATGCAAATGTAATTATCGGTGGAAAATGTGACGATTCTAAAGGATGGTTCGTTAGCCCTACAGTAATCGAGACTACTGATCCTCAATATGAAAGTATGGTAGAGGAAATCTTCGGCCCAATATTATCAGTTTACGTTTATGAAGACAAAGATTGGACAGAAACACTTAAAATAGTAGATTCTTCATCTCCTTATTCATTAACAGGTTCTGTGTTTTCACAAGACAGATATGCAACTGACGAAGCTTTCAAAGCTTTAGAAAATGCTTCTGGAAATTTCTACATCAATGACAAACCAACTGGTGCAGTTGTAGGACAGCAACCTTTCGGTGGAGGAAGGGCTTCAGGAACTAACGATAAAGCAGGTTCTAAAATGAACTTACTAAGATGGACTTCTGTAAGAAGTATTAAAGAAACTTTCGTTTCTCCTAAAGATTATAAATACCCATATTTGGGATAA
- a CDS encoding TonB-dependent receptor, with protein MTKIYFLALTFCGSLVFSQKRDSATLISEVRIDAYKKPTSFITSTKSVSVVSENLLNQNTPERLLESVNQIAGARMEERSPGSYRISLRGSTLRSPFGVRNVKVYLDDFILSDASGNTYFNLISPELINRVEIFKGPESGDFGAATGGTVLLQTQNSEKTTANLSGGSYGTFNESVNFSKQFGKHFFQIFQNYYRTDSYREQSAVERKQIFIKDNFQYSKNAELKAMILLSDIDYQTPGGLTLEQMQLNRKQARPKTATVPGAKEQDAGIRNKMVLAGISHDFKIIPNLSHFVLVQGSYVDFENPFITNFENRFESNFALRTHLNYQQNWEKVSAEWRLGFEGGTNNIFIKNFDNNKGVEGDPQNSDKLKNNSGFFFVSQKLNFNEKLFSDISLSLNSNAYKWEKLYPTSENGKTKFKDQLLPNFGLTYLIGKGFSVRGKVGKGNSAPTNEEIRSSNQEFNLNLIPEYGWNKEIGVRKQFGNILFAEANYFDFRMKDAIVRRQNERGQEFLVNSGATVQKGIELLLESKNFNLKNDFLSNFKFRFSGSFYDFKFQNYQQGETDFSGNDLTGVPKTTINSLLNFTFFNKLSVDYSHFYTSKMPLNDANTVWSDSNLIGNIQFRFPFDIENTRLNLFLQIQNLYNTDYVLGFDVNAFGNRYYNPAAKRNFVLGVKVDF; from the coding sequence ATGACCAAAATTTATTTTTTAGCACTCACTTTTTGCGGTTCATTAGTCTTTTCTCAGAAACGAGATTCAGCGACGTTAATTTCCGAAGTGCGAATTGATGCATATAAAAAACCAACTTCCTTCATCACTTCTACAAAATCAGTTTCTGTAGTTTCTGAAAATTTATTAAATCAAAATACACCGGAAAGATTGCTTGAATCTGTCAATCAGATTGCAGGAGCACGAATGGAAGAACGTTCACCAGGAAGTTACAGGATTTCTTTGCGTGGAAGCACTTTGAGATCGCCTTTTGGAGTGCGGAATGTAAAAGTGTATCTCGATGATTTTATTTTGTCTGATGCATCGGGAAATACCTATTTTAATCTCATCTCACCTGAATTAATTAACAGAGTGGAAATTTTTAAAGGTCCTGAAAGCGGCGATTTTGGAGCAGCAACCGGCGGAACAGTTTTGTTGCAGACACAGAATTCAGAAAAAACTACAGCCAATCTTTCTGGTGGAAGTTATGGAACTTTTAATGAAAGCGTAAATTTTTCAAAGCAGTTTGGGAAGCACTTTTTTCAGATTTTCCAAAATTATTATCGCACAGATTCTTACCGTGAACAGTCTGCTGTTGAAAGAAAACAGATATTTATTAAAGACAATTTTCAGTATTCAAAAAATGCAGAACTGAAAGCGATGATACTTCTTTCTGATATCGATTATCAGACTCCAGGCGGATTGACTTTAGAGCAAATGCAGCTTAATAGAAAACAGGCCAGACCAAAGACGGCAACTGTTCCTGGAGCAAAAGAACAAGATGCGGGAATCCGTAATAAAATGGTTTTAGCAGGAATTTCTCATGACTTTAAAATTATTCCAAATCTATCGCATTTTGTTTTGGTTCAGGGATCATATGTAGATTTTGAAAACCCGTTTATTACCAATTTTGAAAACCGTTTTGAGAGTAATTTTGCATTAAGAACTCATTTGAATTATCAGCAAAACTGGGAAAAAGTGTCTGCAGAATGGAGGTTGGGTTTTGAAGGCGGAACAAACAATATCTTCATTAAAAATTTTGATAATAATAAAGGAGTAGAAGGTGATCCGCAGAATTCTGATAAGCTTAAAAACAATTCGGGATTCTTTTTCGTTTCCCAGAAATTGAATTTTAACGAAAAACTATTTTCAGATATTTCCTTGAGTTTAAATTCAAATGCTTACAAATGGGAAAAGCTGTATCCTACGTCTGAAAATGGAAAAACAAAATTTAAAGATCAGTTGCTTCCCAATTTTGGACTGACCTATCTTATAGGAAAAGGTTTTTCGGTTCGGGGTAAAGTGGGAAAAGGAAATTCGGCACCGACCAATGAAGAAATCCGCTCATCCAATCAGGAATTTAATCTCAATCTCATTCCCGAATATGGCTGGAATAAAGAAATTGGGGTGAGAAAGCAGTTTGGGAATATATTGTTCGCAGAAGCAAATTATTTTGATTTCCGAATGAAAGATGCCATCGTGAGAAGACAAAATGAGCGTGGACAGGAATTTCTTGTGAATTCCGGTGCAACCGTTCAAAAAGGAATAGAATTACTTTTAGAATCTAAAAATTTCAATCTAAAAAATGATTTTCTAAGCAATTTTAAATTCAGATTTTCAGGAAGTTTCTACGATTTTAAATTTCAAAATTATCAGCAGGGAGAAACTGATTTCTCAGGAAATGATTTAACAGGAGTTCCAAAAACTACAATTAACAGTTTATTGAATTTTACTTTCTTTAATAAACTTTCAGTCGATTACTCGCATTTCTATACTTCAAAAATGCCTTTGAATGATGCAAATACGGTTTGGTCAGATTCCAATTTGATTGGGAATATCCAGTTTAGATTTCCTTTTGATATTGAAAACACAAGACTAAATTTATTTCTGCAAATTCAGAATTTGTATAATACCGATTACGTTTTAGGATTTGATGTCAACGCTTTTGGAAACCGTTACTATAATCCTGCTGCGAAAAGGAATTTTGTTTTGGGTGTGAAGGTTGATTTTTAA
- a CDS encoding aminopeptidase P family protein produces MTSKEKVAALREEMQKNNVDAFIIYSADPHMSEYLPEEWQERAWLSGFLGSAGFVVVTKDKAGLWTDGRYFTQAPIELAGSGIDLFKDGMEGTPNYIDWIISEIPATGKVAVNALATSHANWELLFEKLNAKNITLVDNALLKNVWKERGEASKNPIYTHPIERAGKSVVDKIAAIRQKMESKEVTIHVISSLDDVAWTLNLRGSDVESNPVFLGYIIITKNDAILFTGLEKMEVEARKQMDEAWVKMMPYEEFYNHLRTIKNEKVLVSPNSNQSIFEALKIGNEFVKAAVPGNLMKAQKNETELEGFRKVMVRDGVAMVKFLYWLTHNAGKEEMNEYSIGQKLKGFRAEGENFVGESFGSIVGYKDNGAIMHYSAKKEGSKDVTNDATILVDSGGQYLEGTTDITRTFALGTASEEFKTNSTLVLQGLIRLSMVRFPKGTRGVQLDAIARLPLWMNAKDFNHGTGHGVGSFMNVHEGPQNIRKDLNPQELLVGMVCSNEPGYYVEGEYGIRHENLIAVKESKTTTSGTFYEFETLTFCPFFKDTITKDILSVEEINWLNDYHRICEEKLAPHLEGEVKDWFLELVKPL; encoded by the coding sequence ATGACTTCAAAGGAAAAAGTAGCTGCGCTCCGTGAGGAGATGCAAAAAAATAATGTTGATGCATTTATCATATATTCTGCCGACCCACATATGAGCGAATATCTGCCTGAAGAATGGCAGGAAAGGGCTTGGCTGTCGGGGTTTTTAGGTTCTGCTGGTTTTGTAGTGGTGACGAAAGATAAGGCTGGACTTTGGACTGACGGAAGATACTTCACTCAGGCTCCGATTGAATTGGCGGGATCAGGAATTGACCTTTTCAAAGACGGAATGGAAGGAACTCCAAACTATATTGACTGGATTATTTCTGAAATTCCTGCAACTGGTAAAGTGGCTGTGAATGCTTTGGCAACTTCTCATGCTAACTGGGAACTGCTTTTTGAAAAACTGAATGCCAAAAACATTACATTGGTTGACAATGCTTTACTAAAGAATGTTTGGAAAGAAAGAGGAGAAGCTTCAAAAAATCCTATTTATACCCATCCTATCGAAAGAGCAGGAAAGTCCGTGGTTGATAAAATTGCAGCGATCCGTCAAAAAATGGAAAGTAAGGAAGTTACTATTCACGTAATTTCGAGCCTTGATGATGTTGCATGGACATTGAATTTGAGAGGAAGCGATGTGGAAAGCAATCCTGTATTTTTAGGATACATTATTATTACGAAAAATGATGCAATCCTATTTACAGGTCTTGAAAAGATGGAGGTTGAAGCAAGAAAGCAAATGGATGAAGCATGGGTGAAGATGATGCCTTATGAAGAATTCTACAATCACCTGAGAACCATCAAAAACGAAAAAGTTTTAGTTTCACCGAATAGCAATCAATCGATTTTTGAGGCTTTAAAAATCGGAAATGAGTTTGTAAAAGCTGCTGTTCCGGGAAATCTGATGAAAGCTCAGAAAAATGAAACCGAGTTGGAAGGTTTCAGAAAAGTAATGGTGCGTGATGGCGTTGCGATGGTGAAATTCCTTTACTGGCTGACGCACAATGCTGGAAAAGAGGAGATGAATGAATATTCTATCGGTCAAAAACTGAAAGGCTTCCGTGCAGAAGGAGAAAATTTCGTGGGAGAAAGCTTTGGAAGCATCGTCGGGTATAAAGATAATGGTGCCATCATGCACTATTCTGCAAAAAAAGAAGGTAGCAAAGACGTAACGAATGATGCAACAATTTTAGTAGATTCCGGAGGTCAGTATTTAGAAGGAACAACTGATATTACAAGAACTTTTGCTTTAGGAACGGCTTCTGAAGAGTTTAAAACAAATTCTACTTTGGTTTTACAAGGATTAATCCGTCTGTCGATGGTGAGATTTCCTAAAGGGACGAGAGGCGTACAGTTGGATGCCATTGCAAGACTTCCTTTGTGGATGAATGCTAAAGATTTTAATCACGGAACAGGTCACGGTGTGGGAAGTTTTATGAATGTGCATGAAGGTCCACAAAACATCAGAAAAGATTTAAATCCTCAGGAATTGCTTGTGGGAATGGTTTGTTCGAATGAGCCCGGATATTATGTAGAAGGTGAATACGGAATCCGTCATGAGAACCTGATTGCCGTAAAAGAATCTAAAACTACAACTTCTGGAACTTTCTATGAGTTTGAAACGTTGACGTTCTGTCCGTTCTTCAAAGACACGATTACAAAAGATATTTTGTCTGTTGAAGAAATCAATTGGCTGAATGATTATCACAGAATTTGTGAAGAAAAATTGGCTCCGCATTTGGAAGGTGAAGTAAAAGATTGGTTCTTAGAACTGGTAAAACCTTTATAA
- a CDS encoding DUF6526 family protein: MKTQNYQNHRKFYPPHHFILLPLLMILEAYGIYKIWDDAENQLLWILFSVIIFLIFYLAFMTRQHYALGLQNRIVRLEFRQRYYEIFNKRSDEVCEKLSFGQIAALRFTYDDEFKELLYKALNENISGDEIKKSIKNWRPDNERI; this comes from the coding sequence ATGAAAACACAGAATTACCAAAACCACAGGAAGTTTTATCCGCCTCATCACTTCATTTTGCTTCCATTACTGATGATTTTAGAGGCTTACGGAATTTATAAAATCTGGGATGACGCAGAAAACCAACTGCTATGGATTTTATTTTCGGTCATCATTTTTCTGATTTTCTATTTGGCATTCATGACCAGACAGCATTACGCACTCGGACTTCAAAACAGAATCGTACGATTGGAGTTCAGACAAAGATATTATGAGATTTTCAACAAAAGGTCAGACGAAGTTTGTGAAAAACTGAGTTTTGGACAAATTGCCGCTCTGAGATTTACTTATGATGATGAGTTTAAAGAACTTTTATATAAAGCTCTAAACGAAAATATTTCAGGAGACGAAATCAAAAAGTCAATCAAAAACTGGCGTCCTGATAACGAAAGAATTTAA
- a CDS encoding DNA topoisomerase IB, translated as MKDPVASAKAVNLIYTSDAETAGIIRRKRGKKYLYFKDGEKIKDKEEIKRINGLVIPPAWENVWICAIDNGHLQATGLDARKRKQYRYHSLWSALRNHTKFYRMLQFGYALPEIRLQLEKDLALRNFEKRKILALIVSLMQRTNIRIGNSIYEKLYGSFGLTTLKGKHVKVEGQKINFAFKGKKGVMHDVNLKSKRLAKLITKCKEIPGKELFQYYDSEGNRHHIDSGMVNDYIKELSGEDFTAKDFRTWSGTVNALIAFKEIGYAENNTQYKKKVKAALDIVAEHLGNTSTVCRKYYVHPLVINLYENNSIKKYLDALEVIEENDGKAGLTHEEKLVLKILENEKM; from the coding sequence ATGAAGGATCCGGTAGCTTCTGCAAAGGCAGTGAATCTTATTTACACTTCCGATGCAGAAACAGCCGGTATCATCCGCAGAAAAAGAGGTAAGAAATATCTTTATTTCAAAGACGGCGAGAAAATTAAAGACAAAGAAGAGATCAAGCGTATCAATGGCTTGGTCATTCCTCCAGCATGGGAAAATGTCTGGATTTGCGCCATCGATAATGGCCATCTTCAGGCAACTGGTCTGGACGCAAGAAAAAGAAAACAATATAGATATCATTCGCTTTGGAGTGCATTGCGAAACCATACTAAATTCTACAGAATGCTTCAGTTTGGCTATGCCTTACCTGAAATCCGTCTGCAGTTAGAAAAAGATTTAGCCTTAAGAAATTTCGAAAAAAGAAAAATCCTTGCATTAATTGTAAGCTTAATGCAGCGCACGAACATTAGAATTGGGAATAGCATTTACGAAAAACTTTACGGTTCTTTTGGCTTGACAACTTTGAAAGGAAAACACGTAAAAGTGGAAGGACAGAAAATCAATTTTGCCTTCAAGGGAAAAAAAGGAGTAATGCATGATGTCAATCTGAAAAGTAAAAGACTCGCAAAACTAATTACGAAATGCAAAGAAATTCCGGGAAAAGAACTCTTTCAATATTACGACAGCGAAGGAAACCGCCATCACATCGATTCCGGAATGGTGAATGATTATATTAAAGAATTAAGTGGAGAAGATTTCACAGCAAAAGACTTCAGAACCTGGTCAGGAACAGTCAATGCTTTAATTGCATTCAAAGAAATCGGATATGCCGAAAACAATACTCAATACAAAAAGAAAGTTAAAGCTGCATTAGATATTGTCGCTGAACATCTCGGAAATACAAGCACCGTTTGCAGAAAGTATTACGTTCATCCTTTAGTCATCAATCTTTACGAAAACAATTCTATCAAAAAGTACCTAGATGCTCTAGAAGTCATTGAAGAAAACGACGGAAAAGCAGGATTAACCCATGAGGAAAAATTAGTTTTAAAAATTTTGGAAAACGAAAAAATGTAG